Part of the Nitrosopumilus piranensis genome is shown below.
GAATTGCTTGTTCTATAATTCCTCTATCAGGAGCTTTTGGAAAATATTTCAAATAACTTTTGAGATCATCTTTTGCATCATTGTTTTTATTTTGTTTTTCTCTAATATATGCACGATTTTTATAGATTTTAGCAGAACGCTTTGGATTAATTTCAATTGCTTTTGTGTAACAATTTTCTGCTTTTTCAAAATTATTTGTTTTAAGATAAAAATTTCCAAGGCCATTATAGGTCAAATAAGATCTGTTATTGATTTCCAAGCATTTTTCATAAAATTTAATGCATTCAGAAGATTTTTGTTCGTTCATTATAGTACCCAAAAGATGAAGTGCAGTAGAATTATTTGGATTCAATTCAATTGCTTGATTTAGTGAGTTTAATGCTTCAGAATAATTTTTTAGTATATTCTGTCGTTCAGATTCAAAACATAATCGATTTGATTTATCAAAAGAATCATTTTCAAGTTTTATAGAAGATAAAATATCTTGAGGTGCAATTATTATCAATAATTTACCTTCTTCAGACCATTCTTGTTGGAAAATATCTTCAGGAATAGCACCCTCTTGCATTTCTCCTTCTTGATTTCCGGTTTGAATATAATGCAAAATTGTTTTTTCTTCATCATTGTAACCAGTAATAATTGATGCGTGTTGAGTAACCTCAGGTATTCCTGGAAGAATAACTATTGGAGGAATTCCAGAATCAATAATTTTTTTTAGTTCATTTAAAGAAGAATGAACAATTTTACACATTAATCCATGTCTTTCTGCAGATTCAATTCCTTCAATTAGTATACTTCCATTAAATCCTGCATATTTTTTTGCAGTTTCAATAGCTTCAGCCATGGGTAGTTCAACATTCCAATATTTTGAGACAACATTAACAGGTAATGGAAGACAAATATTTTCTTCCTCAACTAAAGGTAAAAGTAACTCATGATCTTCTTGTTCCATAAATCAATTAAATTTTAGAGTAATTAAAATCATTCAGAGCATACAAAATTTTTCAATTAAATTATTTCCATCGTTACTCATTTCAGGATGGAATTGAGTTCCAAAAATAGGCTTGTTTACATGTTTAATAATTTCATACTTACAATTAATTGATTCTCCAATAGAAACTAAATCTTGAGGTAATTTTGAGATCTCAAAATTATGGCTTTCAAAAACTAATAATGAATCATCTTTGATTAGATCATTTTCAAAGATCTTTATAGTTTCATTCCCTTTTTGAAAAGAATTACTTTTTTTAATTGTACCACCCAAGGTCAGGGCCAAAATTTCTGCACCATAGCAAATACCAAGTAATTTAGAATTATTTTTGATAGAATAATTTACAATTTTAGAGTTTATTTCATTAATCTTTTTTTCATTTTTTCTTCTTCCAGATAAAATAAAAGAATCATAATTAGATAATGAATCTAGATCAAAAGCATTTGGGGTTTGTATTTCAAATGAAATATTTTTCTGAAAAAGAAAGTTTGTTAGATTTTTTGTGTAAATAGAACCATTATTAACAACTAGAAGCAATTAATTGCCTACCTCAATTGAGACATAATGGATTTCAGATATTCCATCTTTAACAAATATTGTTCCAATGTTAAGATTATTTTCTTCTTGCCACATGAATACTCTATCACTCATTGGTTTTACAAAGTCATCAATGAATTGTGACAAGAACTCTATAGTTTCCTCACGATCGTTTTCAGTAAAGAAGAATATCTCTCCTTCATTAAATGATAATGGAATTTGTATAGATGTTGGTTCGGCAACAGTAATTTTATTTTCTCTAAATACGGATTTGATGATTTCAATTCTATCATCTCTATCTAATTCAATATAATCAACATCAGCAACGGTCACAGTTCCTGCAACACCTGAAACCTTCTTCAAATATGCTTCAAATGCCTTTTCTTGAGTATCACCAAGTCCAACAAAATATTCACCATTAAATGCAGCACCAACAGCTGCAATTGTTCCTAATTGTGCAACTACACCACCAGCACCAGCAGTATAAACAGGAATAAAGTAAACATCATGGGCACCTACACGATACAAAATATTATCACCAATTCTTGGATTTCTCAATAATGTCTTTAATTGAGCAAATTCAGGATCTCTGTCAAGCGCTTCTCTAACCGCAGTAGGACCAATTAATTTAGTTGTAGAATTTAATGGAACCTCATAGAACTGCAAATTTCCTAAATTAGTAAGATCATTCTCAACTACCATATATCCAGCAAGATTTCTACCCTGTGAGCCACGTAGTTCTAGAGACAGTAATCCTAGGAATTCTGTTTTATCAAATCCAGGGGGCTTTGCTTGAACATAATAAGTATCTAGACCACGAGGAATTTCATAAAATTCGTTTGCTTGAATAAAAGTTTCAACATTGGTTACATGATAGATGTTATACATTTCAGTTTTCCAATTAAACAATTCAACAGGATATCTAATTTGTTCTTCTAACCATGCTGGCATTGGTTGGAATTGTTCAGCATATTGACTTGCAAACATTTCTGTAAAGAAATCATCTCCTGTTTTTAGTAATTGGATATCACCATTGTAAGAATCAACTAAAGCATAGCCTACCAAACGCAAGTATGGATTTCCAACAGACCATGGAACATCTCTAGTATCAAATCCAATAATTAATGGGATTAACCAATACGAATTTTCTCCATCAGTTACAGGAAGTGAATCTAATTCTTTACCAAACAAATCATAGAGGAAATAAGGATACAATATTTCCATTCGGTCATGAACATCTTTGTATCTCATAATATGAACAGATTCAGCTGGAAATGAAAGCAAAAAGTTTGGCTCAAATATCCAACTTAATGGAGGTGAAACATCCAATCCGCCTAGTCCCGAATAGGATACTCCACCAAGTTCTGCACTAGTAGAACCTCTAGAATTTGGATAACCAGACCACGTTTGCTCAAATAATCCACCTTCGCCATAATAAATTTCTCTTTGTTTGAAAAATTTTCCACTGTCAACAATTTGGCCATCAGTAGCTTCCAAAGTAAGGAATCCTTCTGGAACATGTGTGTATACAAGATGCTCATTATACCATCTATTTTCAAGGCTAACAGATGTTGGAAGGATAGGTTTCATTGAAGCTGTCCAATACAACGTATTGTTAAATCTAAGAATATCATTATCTTCAAAGTCTACATATGGAATAAGACCAATTTCAGGCTTTAATTTGGCAAAAGCTGCCTCCCAGTCCCAAACTCGAATTACATCAAGAATATCACTGTTTTGTGAAACATAATTTTTAATATTATTTGGAGAAACAGAAGTTAACTTAACATCATGAATGTTTTCTTGAACATTGTTTAGTTCTCCAAGATATCGATTAACTCCAATTTGTTGAGCAGTGTAAGGTCCAAGAAATTCAATTTTCTTTGCATCTGCAATACTATTATTTACAGAAACAACTCCCGCAACAATAATTGCAATTGCAATAATTGTAAGTATTCTAATGTATACATCTCGCTTAAACATATGAGTTAGAACACGTGCCCTAATTCTATCAACTATTGAAAATGCAATTAATGCAAAACCAATTACAAGCGTTCCACCAATAACATATCTCGTATTGTAATCAATTTGATCAGTGAAAAATAGATTAAAGCCTGCCCAAATAATTCCAATACCGATTATTCCTTCAATAGTTGAAACATAATTTAGATATCTTGGTTTTCCTTCATTAGAGTCTTGAAGAAATGAAGTAATTACATTAATTATTCTATGGAGTCCAACATACAAAACTAAACGCAATCCAATGGCTGCAAGTATAGGAGGAATCAAAATTACTAGTGCAGGTATCATAGGAACAACATTTTCTGCAGCATAGTTTGGATCAGTGTCAGGAGTAACAAACGGTAATGAAAATAATTTTGGTAGATTTTCTATTCCAAGATAATTTCCATCAATAAAGGACATTGCAGCAAATCCAAACATTATATTTGCAAAGAATGCACCAAAAAGGAAGATTTTGGTAATTTGCCATATTACAAATTGTGATGAGTTTAATTTGTAATCTCTAAAACTTGGGACTACATTAGATATTGGTTGTTGTCCACTTTTGCCTAAAAATCCAATGGCAGTATTAATGGCATACCAAAAAATCGAAGATCTGCCTGAAATATTTATACGAACTAATGCTATTGCAGATAAAATTATGGTAGATACCAATGTGTAATAGAGAGGTTTTGTAAATTGATCGCCAAATTCGGTGAAATTCATCGATAAAATAACTGCTTGATTACCTACTATGGCAAAAATTACTATACCAATTATTGCAATGATGCCTAATCGGATATACTTTCCAGCATCTGGTGGAGGTGTCTGCTTATCAGTAGAGGCGCTATACAAAATCAAATTTTGTTGTGACTCGGTAAATTAATGTCTTACCAGTAAAATCAAGCAATTGTAGCTAGTTTTTTGCAAATCATATAGACGGCAGTAAACGTTGGTACACTTACTTTTTCATTATTGTATGGTCCAAATCTTTTATTTTTTAATTTAAACTCAATTGGACAATTTGCTAGCACTTCTACAATATCTTCACTAAGAAAGGATGAATCAGCATATGCATCAAATTTTTTCAAGTCTTTGCAATATATTTTTGTAAGACCACTTTTACTATTAATGGAACCAGGTAAACGAAAGATTCTGTGTATATCCATTGTAACATTAGGATCAATTTTTGTACCAATATTTTTAGAAACATCATCTAAAGTTTTTTGAAATGATGAATATCCATTTGAAATTAATTCTGAAATAATTTTTGATCTCTTTGATTTTGAACCAAATACATATTTGGAAAATCTGCCTCTCCATCCAGATCCACCAAAATCTGGAAAAGAGTTTCTATTAGGCTTAAATTTTTTCATTCCAAACTTTTCAGGGATTGCACCGTTAAACATGACATAATCTACAAGCTCAGATCTTTCTCTAGAGCCAATTTGTTGAAGTTGTGAATTATATACATAGATATGAAATCCTTCATTACCAGAGAAATATACATGAATGTCATCCTTATTTATTGAAAAATCATTTATTAAAATTTCAGTTAGTTTCAAAACTTCGGTTTTTGAAGAATCTATACAATTCTTGCAGGGTAAAGATTTTTTTTCTAATTTTGTAGAATTACATTTTAAACATTTTTCAGAATTGTTTGAAATTTCATTACATACATTACAAATTGAAATTGTATGGTTTACTCTACAGGATAAATTTAGATCCTTTGCATCAATATCAAAAATAAGATCAGCCTCTTTCCAATCTTTTTCATTCATGGGTAAGTTTGGAAATGTATAATATGCATTTGAACAGTATACATCAGATGGGATGTTTTGCATTAGTAACAAATGTAGTTCTTTGTCATCTTTAACTGAAATATGACGTGTCATTCCAGAATTAAATTTTTGATAACCAAATTCTCTTTCTGATGTTCGTTCAGGTACTCGAATTAGATCAAAATGTTCAAAATAATATTTTTTGAACACGTTTTCTAAAAATTTTATGTCAATTTCATTCATTATTTTCTCTTCTTTCCAAATTGTAATGGAGAAATTATGTTATCACACTCCGATGTTGCAAAACAAAGACTTTGCGTTTTTAATTTTTCACATGAAGGACAAGAATATTGGGTTCCACTACCTGAAGTTCCAGATAGATGATTAAGTTGGTAGAGAGTAACACGCTCATTATAGTCAGGTGCATTTTTGAACAATGGTGCAATTTGTTGAATCGATTGCCCTTTTGAAAGAAGGAAAGTTGCTAACATGAATCTGCCAGAATGAGGAAGATTTTCACCTTTTTCAAGCACATCAATTGCATGTTTGATGCAAGGTGGATATTCTCCAGTGGTTACTGTAAAAGTTGAGAATTTTTTTGATAGCATAACAAGTTTGTTTACAGAATCTTCAAAACCAGGTATCATTGTAGGTGCTTTTGCATTTACTATTTTTGAATTAATGTATGTACCTAACTCTTTTCTGATTAATCTAACTGTTTCATGAGGAGTAAGAAATACTTGTCCATTTTCTATATGTCTATTGATTAATTTCCATTCTCTTTCATGAAAATTTATTGAATGTTTTAGATAGTCTGATACTGGAATTATAAAATAATCATCTAATTTTTCTATTTGAACAGAAAATAAATCATCGATTATTTTAATTGCCAATTGCTTTTTTGATTCATCAGAAATATTTGCCAAATCTTTCTCAAGATATTTTTCAGCCCTTCTTGCTTCGGCAAGTGAAAATCTCTTGATTAGAGTATGCATGCCACTGAGTTTTAACAAAACTATGGCTAAGAGGAACGAGAAAACCTCTCTTGGAAGTGCAGCCTCTTTTGAAACTTGATCCTCAATAAGATCAGATTTGTAGATTTTTCCATCTGCTGCAACTCGAATTCTCTCATATGCCTTGTCTATCAGTTCTTTTAGATCTGGATCAGTCCCAAACTGTTCCAGAGTAAATCCCTTATCCTTAAGATATTGGCCAGCATCAGCTAAAAAGGGATATTTCGCAATTTCATCTTGTCCTAATGCAAGCATAATAGTAATTTGTTTAGTTTACTTAAAAATCTGGTTTCAGTATTTTTATGCTGGTTTAAATTATGTTTGAAAAAAATGGAAAAGTATGCAAATTGGCTGTCATGTATCAATTTCAGGTTCAATTGACAAAGCAATAGATAATGCAATTGAGAGAGAGTGTTCTGCCTTTCAAATCTTTACTAGAAATCCACGCGGATGGAATGCAAAAGATCTTACTAAAGAGGATGTTACTAAATTCAAATCAAAATTAAAAGAAAGTAAAATTGATAGATTTGCAACTTGTGCACATATGCCATATTTACCAAATTTAGCTACTCCAAAAGATGATGGGTTTAAAAAATCAGTAAAAATTCTGATAGATGAGGTTAACAGATGTGCACAATTAGGAATTCCATACTTGGTGACACATCTTGGTAGTCATTTGGGAACAGGTGAAGAAGCTGGAATAAAGAGATTGGTTGAGGGATTAACAATGGCAGGAAAAACAAACAATGATGTAATGATTTTGTTAGAAAATACAGCTGGACAAAAGAATTCTGTTGGTTCAGATTTCAAACAACTCGGCGAGATATTCAAAAAGTTGAAACCTAAAAAAAAATTTGGGGTATGTTTAGATTCATGCCATGCATTTGTTTCAGGATATGATTTGAGAACTGAACAAGCAGTCAAAAAGACTTTTGTAGAATTTGATAAATATGTAGGAATAGATAATTTAAAAATTCTTCATTTAAACGATGCAAAAGGAGACATTGGATGTAACCTCGATAGACATTATCACTTAGGATTAGGAGGAATTGGTGAGAAAGGAATTTCAGCTATTGTAAAGTTTGCAAATAAGAAAAAAATTCCAATTGTTTTAGAAACTCCCATAGATGATGATAGAGATGATTTTGAGAATATTAGAAAGGCAAAAGAATTTGCGTAGAAATTTATTCAATGGGTTTAGTGACTAGATATGGACTATGAAACAGTGATGAAATTAGCACTTGAACGTGGATTTTATTTTCCTAGTTGTGAGGTTTATGCCGATGCACAAGCTGGGTTTTGGGAATACGGGCCAACAGGTGTTGGTTTGAAAAATAAATTTTTAGAGTTGTGGAGACGAGAATTGATCAGAAGAGATGGAATGCTTGAGATTGATGGTTCTCAGATAATGTCAAAATCAGTTTTTGAAGCTTCAGGGCATTTAGGAAATTTTGCCGATCCAATAATAAAATGTACAAAATGCAATTCCACATTTAGAGCTGATAGAACTATTGCAGAAATTACTCAAATTGAAATACCTGAAAGTGCAAATTTGGAAGAATTCGATAATGCAATTAATCAAAATAATATAAAATGTCCAAAATGTAAAGGAAATTTTGAAAAGACAAAAAATTTCAATATGATGTTTAAAGTAGGAATTGGGCCTGAAGAGGAAGAAGCATATCTCAGGCCAGAGACGTGTCAATCAATCTTTGTTGATTTTCCTAGATTATACAAAACTATGAGAGGAAAACTTCCACTAGGAATTGCACAAGTTGGTAAAAGTTTTAGGAATGAAATTGCTCCAAGACAAAGTCTTTTACGATTAAGAGAATTTTATCAGGCAGAAATTGAAGTATTTTGTAATCCTTCTAAACTAGAAGAGGTCAAAAAATTTACAGAAATTCAAGATACGATAATCAGAATCCAAACAGATTCAAAACCAGTTGCTATGACATGTAAAGATGCAATTGATTCGGGAATCATCCCCAACAAATTTGTGGCATATTATTTAGGAATACTGACTGAATTTTATGAAAAAACTGGAATTGATATATCAAAAAGTAGATTCAGAAAATTAGGAGATAAAGAAAAAGCATTCTATGCTGAAGTTGCTTTTGACTTTGAGGTCGAAACAACAATAGGATGGTTAGAATTAGTTGCATGTAATTATAGATCAGATTATGATTTATCCAGTCACGCAAATAAAAGTAAGGAAAAATTTGAAGTTATGGATAATGATGATAAAGTCTTACCACATGTATTCGAAATTTCAATGGGTATTGATAGAAGTCTTTACACAATATTAGAACATTCGTTAAAAGATGATAAAGAACATGAAAGAGTGGTTTTATCACTAAAGCCATATCTTTCACCAATACATGTAGGAATTTTATCATTAGTGAAAAAAGATGGATTAAAAGAGAAAACAGATGAGATTTACCTATCCGTAAAAAGAAAATTTGATGCATTTCTAGATCACTCAGGAGCAATCGGTAGAAGATATCGAAGGCTAGATGAGATCGGAGCTCCATTTGCAGTCACAGTTGATCATCAAACGTTAGATGACGATACAGTCACAATTAGAAAAAGAGATTCTATGGAACAAACTAGAATAAAAATTTCTGAATTAGATTCAATTCTTATAGAATCTGTTGCATATCCATAAAAATTTTAACTAATCTTTGAGCCTATCTTTTGTAAAAATTATAAAACTAATTCCAAATGCTATGAGCATTCCAATTCCAGGAATGTACGCATAATTGAATCCAACTCCAGGATGATTTTCTTGATGATAATTATTAATCAAAAATGTCAGAGCCAACAAGACAACTCCAATTATTGTGAGCTTTCTGTGAGTTTCCAATATTGATAATGTTGATGATCACTATATGAATTTAGAAAAATTACAATAACGGAGTCGTAATAAATCCTACAATACTACCAACTAGAAATAAAAATATTCCCTTTGTCATACCGATTCCCAATTTAATATAATATAATTATGATATAAGTTTTGAACTGATTTTCAGATTATGGACTAGGTTTCATTTCAGCTAATTTTTGAATAACTTGTTCAAGTTCTGCTTTGTTGTCATTAATTACTCGCTTTACAACTTCAATTTCTTTATTAATTTGCCCTATCTGCTCATTATCAGAATTTTTTATTTGATTCTCCAGATCTTCTAATACTTGTAAATTGTATTGATTAATTTTTTCTAATTCATTTTTGTATTTTTCTAATTTGTCATATTGATTAGATATTTCAGGAATCTCCATGATCTCTTGATTTGTCACAAAACCTGAAATTGCAACAATACCACCTATTGCCAAAGCTGCAATGATAGCAACAATACTTGATCTCATTTTGAATTGACCTTAATTCTCCAGATAATTATTAAAAATTTAATCGCTGGCCTCGTTTGCTGATTTCTTACGCCTGCGCATTAT
Proteins encoded:
- a CDS encoding tetratricopeptide repeat protein, with product MEQEDHELLLPLVEEENICLPLPVNVVSKYWNVELPMAEAIETAKKYAGFNGSILIEGIESAERHGLMCKIVHSSLNELKKIIDSGIPPIVILPGIPEVTQHASIITGYNDEEKTILHYIQTGNQEGEMQEGAIPEDIFQQEWSEEGKLLIIIAPQDILSSIKLENDSFDKSNRLCFESERQNILKNYSEALNSLNQAIELNPNNSTALHLLGTIMNEQKSSECIKFYEKCLEINNRSYLTYNGLGNFYLKTNNFEKAENCYTKAIEINPKRSAKIYKNRAYIREKQNKNNDAKDDLKSYLKYFPKAPDRGIIEQAIREI
- a CDS encoding glutamine amidotransferase-related protein, encoding MLLVVNNGSIYTKNLTNFLFQKNISFEIQTPNAFDLDSLSNYDSFILSGRRKNEKKINEINSKIVNYSIKNNSKLLGICYGAEILALTLGGTIKKSNSFQKGNETIKIFENDLIKDDSLLVFESHNFEISKLPQDLVSIGESINCKYEIIKHVNKPIFGTQFHPEMSNDGNNLIEKFCML
- a CDS encoding UPF0182 family protein, which gives rise to MYSASTDKQTPPPDAGKYIRLGIIAIIGIVIFAIVGNQAVILSMNFTEFGDQFTKPLYYTLVSTIILSAIALVRINISGRSSIFWYAINTAIGFLGKSGQQPISNVVPSFRDYKLNSSQFVIWQITKIFLFGAFFANIMFGFAAMSFIDGNYLGIENLPKLFSLPFVTPDTDPNYAAENVVPMIPALVILIPPILAAIGLRLVLYVGLHRIINVITSFLQDSNEGKPRYLNYVSTIEGIIGIGIIWAGFNLFFTDQIDYNTRYVIGGTLVIGFALIAFSIVDRIRARVLTHMFKRDVYIRILTIIAIAIIVAGVVSVNNSIADAKKIEFLGPYTAQQIGVNRYLGELNNVQENIHDVKLTSVSPNNIKNYVSQNSDILDVIRVWDWEAAFAKLKPEIGLIPYVDFEDNDILRFNNTLYWTASMKPILPTSVSLENRWYNEHLVYTHVPEGFLTLEATDGQIVDSGKFFKQREIYYGEGGLFEQTWSGYPNSRGSTSAELGGVSYSGLGGLDVSPPLSWIFEPNFLLSFPAESVHIMRYKDVHDRMEILYPYFLYDLFGKELDSLPVTDGENSYWLIPLIIGFDTRDVPWSVGNPYLRLVGYALVDSYNGDIQLLKTGDDFFTEMFASQYAEQFQPMPAWLEEQIRYPVELFNWKTEMYNIYHVTNVETFIQANEFYEIPRGLDTYYVQAKPPGFDKTEFLGLLSLELRGSQGRNLAGYMVVENDLTNLGNLQFYEVPLNSTTKLIGPTAVREALDRDPEFAQLKTLLRNPRIGDNILYRVGAHDVYFIPVYTAGAGGVVAQLGTIAAVGAAFNGEYFVGLGDTQEKAFEAYLKKVSGVAGTVTVADVDYIELDRDDRIEIIKSVFRENKITVAEPTSIQIPLSFNEGEIFFFTENDREETIEFLSQFIDDFVKPMSDRVFMWQEENNLNIGTIFVKDGISEIHYVSIEVGN
- a CDS encoding DNA primase small subunit domain-containing protein: MNEIDIKFLENVFKKYYFEHFDLIRVPERTSEREFGYQKFNSGMTRHISVKDDKELHLLLMQNIPSDVYCSNAYYTFPNLPMNEKDWKEADLIFDIDAKDLNLSCRVNHTISICNVCNEISNNSEKCLKCNSTKLEKKSLPCKNCIDSSKTEVLKLTEILINDFSINKDDIHVYFSGNEGFHIYVYNSQLQQIGSRERSELVDYVMFNGAIPEKFGMKKFKPNRNSFPDFGGSGWRGRFSKYVFGSKSKRSKIISELISNGYSSFQKTLDDVSKNIGTKIDPNVTMDIHRIFRLPGSINSKSGLTKIYCKDLKKFDAYADSSFLSEDIVEVLANCPIEFKLKNKRFGPYNNEKVSVPTFTAVYMICKKLATIA
- a CDS encoding DNA primase; amino-acid sequence: MLALGQDEIAKYPFLADAGQYLKDKGFTLEQFGTDPDLKELIDKAYERIRVAADGKIYKSDLIEDQVSKEAALPREVFSFLLAIVLLKLSGMHTLIKRFSLAEARRAEKYLEKDLANISDESKKQLAIKIIDDLFSVQIEKLDDYFIIPVSDYLKHSINFHEREWKLINRHIENGQVFLTPHETVRLIRKELGTYINSKIVNAKAPTMIPGFEDSVNKLVMLSKKFSTFTVTTGEYPPCIKHAIDVLEKGENLPHSGRFMLATFLLSKGQSIQQIAPLFKNAPDYNERVTLYQLNHLSGTSGSGTQYSCPSCEKLKTQSLCFATSECDNIISPLQFGKKRK
- a CDS encoding deoxyribonuclease IV — its product is MQIGCHVSISGSIDKAIDNAIERECSAFQIFTRNPRGWNAKDLTKEDVTKFKSKLKESKIDRFATCAHMPYLPNLATPKDDGFKKSVKILIDEVNRCAQLGIPYLVTHLGSHLGTGEEAGIKRLVEGLTMAGKTNNDVMILLENTAGQKNSVGSDFKQLGEIFKKLKPKKKFGVCLDSCHAFVSGYDLRTEQAVKKTFVEFDKYVGIDNLKILHLNDAKGDIGCNLDRHYHLGLGGIGEKGISAIVKFANKKKIPIVLETPIDDDRDDFENIRKAKEFA
- the glyS gene encoding glycine--tRNA ligase, translated to MDYETVMKLALERGFYFPSCEVYADAQAGFWEYGPTGVGLKNKFLELWRRELIRRDGMLEIDGSQIMSKSVFEASGHLGNFADPIIKCTKCNSTFRADRTIAEITQIEIPESANLEEFDNAINQNNIKCPKCKGNFEKTKNFNMMFKVGIGPEEEEAYLRPETCQSIFVDFPRLYKTMRGKLPLGIAQVGKSFRNEIAPRQSLLRLREFYQAEIEVFCNPSKLEEVKKFTEIQDTIIRIQTDSKPVAMTCKDAIDSGIIPNKFVAYYLGILTEFYEKTGIDISKSRFRKLGDKEKAFYAEVAFDFEVETTIGWLELVACNYRSDYDLSSHANKSKEKFEVMDNDDKVLPHVFEISMGIDRSLYTILEHSLKDDKEHERVVLSLKPYLSPIHVGILSLVKKDGLKEKTDEIYLSVKRKFDAFLDHSGAIGRRYRRLDEIGAPFAVTVDHQTLDDDTVTIRKRDSMEQTRIKISELDSILIESVAYP